One window of Anaerolineales bacterium genomic DNA carries:
- a CDS encoding DMT family transporter: MDTLFIIILVGLAGGMAIGVQGPLSSLITQKLGPLESVFIVHIGGAIAALIPMAFLGSRLGQWKNVPWYALSAGALGLIVIMGMGYMIPRIGAAGALITLMAGQILVAAILDHFGLLGMAPRAIDLQRVIGFGVVMLGVWLTVR; the protein is encoded by the coding sequence ATGGATACCCTCTTTATCATCATCCTTGTCGGTCTGGCGGGTGGAATGGCAATTGGCGTGCAGGGACCTTTATCGAGTCTCATCACCCAAAAACTGGGACCTCTTGAAAGCGTCTTTATCGTTCACATCGGCGGCGCGATCGCGGCTTTGATTCCCATGGCGTTCCTTGGCTCGAGACTCGGGCAATGGAAGAACGTGCCATGGTATGCCTTAAGCGCGGGCGCGCTCGGCTTGATCGTCATCATGGGCATGGGATATATGATTCCCCGCATCGGCGCGGCGGGCGCGTTGATCACCCTCATGGCGGGACAGATCCTCGTCGCCGCCATCCTCGACCATTTCGGTCTGCTCGGCATGGCTCCGCGGGCGATCGATCTCCAGCGGGTGATTGGATTTGGGGTGGTGATGTTGGGAGTGTGGCTGACGGTGAGGTGA
- a CDS encoding ATP-binding protein, whose amino-acid sequence MAGTRKLQYADRVAIQQADQAIRKDVLRALVEVITNSNDSYSRLEQAGWSVGGEIFIHVHRKHKNSTIRVWDHAEGMNDSRMDKVVGTYGEATSGIKEDKHVRGMWGRGLKDSIFGLGHGYVHSFKGGNFYSCSLLIKNGVPTFTLEEPVRALVPVRQQYDILEGNGTIVDIIVSRDDVKVPQFDNLRNYLQRHFELRPIMSNPRRKIVLRDVAADGTVRQEYTLSYKPPKGEKVLSERIKIPGYPAWVKLELFRSAIQLSTRGEEGDYADGGLLVISKGMVLSLTMLRYENDPVAAYFYGTMQCDFLHELLKKDEPVLTATRDGINWSHPFAKAIRTAVESKLEPLIEKERKHALREEQTKLDKKLRQKIDRALHELNHIALTELRERRDGDARILLPETGMAFIPERAYVQTGRVLTLTLRADIAKKVNPNAVIQVASNSGEVIVLTPQVTLKPHKADPSVGEAQVRVEGRQVGEEGIVTAFIGKLHAQAMVQVHSKKETLVEPPTRGKSALFNDIRFDDRMDPRQRVYFDRVNSSIVIATNAPSVRMYLDENNRLDTSVTGQVLLAELVTEAVCREIAREGVEKGRFLVLEGSEADAIQNHFIRLQNRYSHLIHEHIVTMG is encoded by the coding sequence ATGGCAGGCACAAGAAAATTACAGTACGCCGACCGCGTTGCGATCCAGCAGGCGGACCAGGCGATCCGCAAGGATGTGCTGCGCGCGCTGGTGGAGGTCATCACCAACAGCAACGACAGCTATTCGCGTCTCGAGCAGGCGGGCTGGTCGGTCGGCGGCGAGATCTTCATCCATGTTCACCGCAAGCACAAGAATTCGACCATCCGCGTCTGGGACCATGCCGAAGGGATGAACGACTCACGCATGGATAAAGTGGTCGGCACGTACGGCGAAGCGACCAGCGGCATCAAGGAGGATAAGCACGTGCGCGGCATGTGGGGGCGCGGACTCAAGGATTCCATTTTTGGTTTGGGTCACGGGTATGTACATTCGTTCAAAGGCGGGAACTTTTATTCGTGTTCCCTGCTCATCAAGAACGGCGTGCCGACCTTTACGCTCGAAGAGCCTGTCAGGGCGTTGGTTCCCGTGCGGCAGCAATACGACATACTCGAAGGCAACGGGACGATCGTGGATATCATCGTCTCGCGCGATGATGTCAAGGTGCCTCAGTTCGACAACCTGCGCAATTACCTGCAAAGACATTTCGAACTGCGGCCCATCATGAGCAATCCCCGCAGAAAAATCGTTTTGCGCGATGTGGCGGCGGATGGAACGGTGCGCCAGGAATACACGTTAAGTTACAAACCGCCCAAGGGCGAAAAGGTCCTGAGCGAACGCATCAAAATACCCGGATATCCCGCCTGGGTGAAGCTGGAGCTTTTCCGTTCGGCGATCCAGCTTTCCACGCGCGGCGAGGAAGGCGATTACGCCGACGGCGGCCTGCTGGTCATCAGCAAAGGCATGGTGTTGTCGCTGACCATGCTCAGATACGAGAATGATCCGGTGGCGGCGTATTTCTACGGGACGATGCAATGCGACTTCCTGCATGAACTGTTGAAGAAGGACGAACCCGTGTTGACCGCTACGCGCGACGGCATCAACTGGTCGCATCCGTTCGCGAAGGCGATCAGGACCGCGGTGGAGTCGAAACTCGAACCGCTGATCGAAAAGGAACGCAAACACGCCCTGCGCGAGGAACAAACCAAGCTCGACAAAAAGTTAAGGCAGAAGATCGACCGCGCCTTGCACGAGTTGAATCACATTGCGCTGACCGAATTGAGGGAACGCAGGGATGGCGACGCGCGCATCCTCCTGCCCGAGACCGGCATGGCATTCATCCCCGAACGCGCCTACGTGCAGACGGGCAGGGTGCTGACATTGACGCTGCGCGCCGATATCGCAAAGAAAGTGAATCCGAACGCCGTGATCCAGGTCGCTTCCAACAGCGGAGAGGTGATCGTGCTTACCCCGCAAGTGACGTTGAAGCCGCACAAAGCGGATCCGTCCGTGGGCGAGGCGCAGGTGAGAGTGGAAGGCAGGCAGGTGGGCGAGGAAGGCATCGTCACCGCCTTTATCGGAAAACTCCATGCGCAGGCGATGGTGCAGGTCCACTCGAAGAAAGAAACACTGGTTGAGCCTCCCACGCGCGGCAAGAGCGCGCTCTTCAACGATATCCGCTTCGACGACCGCATGGACCCGCGCCAGCGCGTTTACTTCGACCGCGTCAATTCGAGCATTGTCATTGCGACGAACGCGCCTTCGGTGAGAATGTATTTGGATGAAAACAACCGCCTCGACACGTCTGTGACGGGTCAGGTGCTGTTGGCGGAACTCGTCACCGAAGCCGTGTGCCGCGAGATCGCCCGCGAAGGCGTGGAGAAGGGACGCTTCCTCGTCCTCGAAGGCTCCGAGGCGGATGCGATCCAGAATCACTTCATTCGTTTGCAGAACCGCTATTCACATTTGATCCACGAGCATATTGTGACGATGGGGTGA
- the recN gene encoding DNA repair protein RecN: MLTELHIQNFAIIDKLDLRFGPGLIILTGETGAGKSIILDAVVMLIGGKADTTFVRTDSEAAFVEGVFQLKGPEREAVHEILKREELMDDPNYVVLMREVRREGRSVARINGRTVNVGLLKEIGALLVDIHGQAEHLSLLDPRAHLGLLDRYADVSKPLNDYRQTYHSLLALRNELNSLRKAQADADRRTEMLTYQVEEIDAAKLKVGEDEELKKERDRLANAESLAKNAQEALAILEEGSPDTPAATDLIGQAAQALAALAKIDSGQAELSNQAEVMLDSLSDIIHELRGYLDEIEFNPKRLDEVEERLDLIHSLTRKYGGSIPAVIAYGEDAQKQLETITGAADRINELEMQEAKLLEKLSKQGTDLSEKRKSAATKMGKGIETELDDLRMASAKFGTDFQTKPDPNGIPLADGTRLAFDQSGIDRVEFLVAPNPGEGLKPLAKIASGGETSRLMLGLKNVMARADEVPSLIFDEIDQGIGGRVGMVVGHKLWNLSRSHQVFCVTHLPQLAVFGDLHYQVQKLVDKGRTLTRVEPLEGEARLLELSQMLGEVGEGTLRSAHELLQTARQMVKESTKK, translated from the coding sequence ATGCTTACCGAACTTCACATCCAAAACTTCGCGATCATCGACAAGCTCGACCTGCGCTTCGGACCGGGACTCATCATCCTGACCGGCGAGACCGGCGCGGGCAAATCCATCATCCTCGACGCCGTGGTCATGCTCATCGGCGGCAAAGCGGATACCACTTTCGTGCGCACGGACTCCGAGGCGGCATTCGTCGAAGGCGTGTTCCAACTCAAAGGTCCCGAACGCGAAGCGGTGCATGAGATCCTCAAGCGCGAAGAACTGATGGATGATCCCAATTACGTGGTGTTGATGCGTGAAGTGAGACGCGAGGGACGAAGTGTGGCGCGGATCAACGGGCGGACGGTGAACGTCGGTCTGCTGAAAGAGATCGGCGCGTTGTTGGTGGATATTCACGGGCAGGCGGAACATCTTTCCCTGCTCGATCCGCGCGCGCATCTTGGACTGCTCGACCGTTATGCGGATGTTTCGAAGCCGTTGAACGATTACCGGCAGACGTACCATTCTTTGCTCGCCCTTCGCAATGAATTGAATTCCCTGCGCAAAGCCCAGGCAGATGCAGACCGGCGCACCGAAATGCTGACCTATCAAGTGGAGGAGATCGACGCCGCGAAATTGAAAGTGGGCGAGGATGAAGAACTAAAAAAGGAACGCGACCGGCTTGCCAATGCCGAATCGCTTGCAAAGAATGCGCAGGAAGCGCTGGCGATCCTTGAGGAAGGCTCGCCCGATACGCCCGCCGCAACCGATTTGATCGGTCAGGCGGCGCAGGCGCTTGCGGCGCTCGCGAAAATCGATTCGGGCCAGGCGGAATTGTCGAATCAAGCCGAAGTGATGCTCGATTCACTCTCGGATATCATCCATGAATTACGCGGGTATCTGGATGAGATCGAATTCAACCCGAAGCGGCTCGACGAAGTGGAGGAACGGCTTGACCTCATTCATTCGCTCACGCGCAAATACGGTGGCAGCATCCCGGCTGTGATCGCCTACGGCGAGGACGCGCAAAAACAACTCGAGACCATCACCGGCGCGGCTGACCGAATCAATGAACTGGAAATGCAGGAAGCAAAACTGCTGGAAAAACTTTCCAAACAGGGAACCGACCTTTCGGAGAAGCGCAAATCTGCCGCGACGAAAATGGGCAAGGGCATCGAGACCGAACTCGACGATCTACGGATGGCGTCTGCAAAATTCGGAACGGACTTCCAGACCAAGCCCGACCCGAATGGTATTCCACTTGCGGACGGGACCCGCCTCGCCTTCGACCAGAGCGGAATCGACCGCGTTGAATTTCTCGTCGCCCCGAACCCCGGTGAAGGACTCAAACCGCTGGCGAAGATCGCATCCGGCGGCGAGACCTCGCGCCTGATGCTCGGATTGAAAAACGTCATGGCGCGCGCCGATGAAGTCCCGTCCCTGATCTTCGATGAGATCGACCAGGGCATCGGCGGGCGCGTGGGCATGGTGGTCGGTCACAAACTTTGGAATCTCTCGCGCAGTCACCAGGTTTTCTGCGTGACGCATCTTCCGCAACTGGCTGTTTTCGGCGACTTGCATTACCAGGTGCAAAAACTCGTGGACAAGGGCCGTACCCTCACCCGCGTCGAACCGCTCGAAGGGGAGGCGCGTTTGCTGGAACTTTCGCAAATGCTCGGCGAAGTGGGAGAAGGAACACTGCGTTCGGCGCACGAACTTCTGCAGACCGCACGGCAAATGGTCAAGGAAAGTACGAAGAAATAA
- a CDS encoding NAD(+)/NADH kinase, producing MSSPFIPKRIVITAYPKINEAYSEAEAMRAFLGEKGLDVLVGSLYDEGIRQRVKEGEFDLLIAVGGDGSVLRAGHLCAPAKVPILGVNLGRLGFLIQIDRREWRGYFERLLDGEAWIENRMMLRTEHVRAGENLGVLIALNEAVVARGENLRPVRLTAFVDARELSSYVADGLIAATATGSTAYALAAGGPILPPELRNILLVPIAPHLSVDRAVVLSEGSSVGIVIKSENAVLSVDGQPPTPLMEGDHVNVTAADVTAQFIRFGDPGYFYRNITMHINENSLGFPR from the coding sequence ATGTCATCGCCCTTCATTCCGAAGCGCATTGTCATCACGGCTTACCCGAAGATCAACGAGGCGTACTCCGAGGCGGAAGCCATGCGCGCATTCCTCGGGGAAAAGGGCTTGGATGTGCTTGTCGGTTCCCTTTATGATGAGGGAATCCGCCAACGGGTCAAGGAGGGCGAGTTCGATCTGCTGATCGCTGTCGGCGGGGATGGAAGCGTGCTGCGCGCCGGTCATTTATGTGCGCCGGCGAAGGTTCCCATCCTTGGCGTCAATCTCGGCAGGCTCGGCTTTCTCATCCAGATCGACCGCAGGGAATGGCGCGGGTACTTCGAGCGTTTGCTCGACGGCGAGGCATGGATCGAAAACCGCATGATGCTCCGCACGGAACACGTGCGCGCGGGCGAAAACCTGGGCGTATTGATTGCGTTGAACGAGGCGGTGGTCGCGCGCGGTGAAAACCTCAGGCCGGTGCGATTGACCGCCTTCGTGGATGCTCGTGAGCTATCCAGCTATGTTGCAGACGGGTTGATCGCCGCCACGGCGACCGGGTCCACGGCGTATGCTCTTGCCGCAGGTGGACCGATCCTGCCGCCTGAACTTCGCAATATCCTGCTTGTGCCCATTGCGCCTCATCTTTCTGTTGACCGCGCAGTTGTCCTTTCAGAAGGTTCGTCGGTGGGCATCGTAATAAAAAGCGAAAATGCCGTGTTGAGCGTGGATGGACAACCGCCCACACCGTTGATGGAGGGCGACCACGTCAATGTCACCGCCGCCGACGTGACGGCTCAATTCATCCGCTTTGGTGACCCGGGATATTTCTACCGGAATATCACCATGCACATAAACGAAAACTCTTTAGGATTTCCACGATGA
- the cas4 gene encoding CRISPR-associated protein Cas4, with product MLYVFFLLFLLALIFFWRSNRQRNAAGLPGGRIVYTDTRGWGKVEKPLYYPALALTGKPDYLIEKNGQIIPVEVKSGRAPEAPYDSHIYQLASYCLLVEKTYGNRPPYGIIHYENRDFAVDYTRELESALIELIADMREDDVRGNIARSHEQASRCKGCGFRNICEQSLA from the coding sequence ATGTTATACGTTTTTTTTCTTCTTTTCCTCCTCGCGTTGATTTTCTTCTGGCGGTCCAACCGCCAGCGAAATGCGGCCGGACTTCCCGGCGGGCGAATCGTATACACCGATACGCGCGGCTGGGGCAAAGTGGAGAAGCCCTTGTACTACCCCGCGCTTGCGTTGACCGGCAAGCCGGACTACCTGATCGAAAAGAACGGACAGATCATCCCGGTGGAGGTCAAATCGGGGCGCGCGCCCGAGGCGCCCTACGACTCGCACATCTATCAACTGGCTTCGTATTGCCTGCTCGTGGAGAAGACCTACGGCAATCGTCCGCCGTATGGGATCATCCACTACGAGAACCGCGACTTTGCCGTGGATTACACGCGGGAATTGGAATCGGCGTTGATCGAGTTGATCGCCGATATGCGTGAGGATGACGTCCGCGGAAACATTGCCCGCTCGCACGAACAGGCATCCCGCTGCAAAGGATGCGGATTCAGGAATATCTGCGAGCAAAGTCTGGCGTAA
- a CDS encoding adenine phosphoribosyltransferase (Catalyzes a salvage reaction resulting in the formation of AMP, that is energically less costly than de novo synthesis): protein MTKRETYSVEIAGIKRDLRLFEIKPGLRIAILNILGDTELVQACARGLAEKVKDVDFNLIVTAEAKSIPLAHALSVETRKPYIVLRKTYKPYMGDAVKAETLSITTGQPQVLILDEKDKDALEGKKVLLVDDVISTGSTLQGMRMILDKARASVAGEAAIFTEGDRAQWMHIHALGHLPLFTD, encoded by the coding sequence ATGACCAAACGCGAAACATATTCCGTCGAAATTGCTGGAATCAAACGCGACTTGCGGCTGTTCGAGATCAAGCCCGGGCTGCGCATCGCCATTTTGAACATTTTGGGCGACACCGAACTTGTGCAAGCCTGCGCGCGCGGGCTGGCTGAAAAGGTCAAGGATGTGGACTTCAATTTGATCGTGACAGCAGAGGCGAAATCCATCCCCCTCGCCCACGCGCTTTCAGTTGAGACAAGGAAACCATACATCGTTTTGCGCAAGACATACAAGCCGTACATGGGCGACGCCGTCAAAGCGGAAACACTTTCGATCACCACAGGTCAGCCGCAGGTTTTGATTTTGGATGAGAAGGATAAAGACGCGCTGGAGGGCAAAAAGGTCTTGCTTGTGGACGATGTGATCAGCACCGGCTCGACGCTTCAAGGCATGCGCATGATCCTCGATAAAGCCCGCGCGAGCGTGGCGGGCGAAGCGGCGATCTTCACCGAAGGCGACCGCGCCCAATGGATGCATATCCACGCGTTGGGGCATTTGCCGTTGTTTACCGATTAA
- a CDS encoding GIY-YIG nuclease family protein: protein MSCFCYILECSDGTLYTGWTNDPERRMAQHNKGLGARYTKTRRPVKMVYLEELPDKIAALKRERAIKALPRKKKMELFSA, encoded by the coding sequence ATGAGTTGTTTTTGCTACATCCTCGAGTGTTCGGACGGGACGCTTTACACCGGCTGGACGAACGATCCCGAGCGCAGGATGGCGCAGCACAACAAGGGACTTGGCGCGCGTTACACCAAAACCCGCCGTCCGGTGAAGATGGTCTATCTCGAAGAACTGCCGGATAAGATCGCGGCGTTGAAACGAGAGAGAGCCATCAAGGCTCTCCCACGAAAAAAGAAAATGGAATTATTTTCAGCGTAG
- a CDS encoding prephenate dehydrogenase, which produces MPVKITIIGLGQIGASMGLALAAHKDKVVTTGHDKEYSVEGRAKKLGAVDQTSHNLPNAVENADLVVLALPLTEIRDTFHYIAQDLRKDAVVVDTSPVKAQVAKWAQELLPESAHYVGIVPAIGAKYLAMTETGLDSARADLFSKGIFLLSAPPGTPGEAVKLVSDFVELLGSTAILTDFVESDGLMASTHLLPQLLSAALLNATIGQPGWNDLRKTAGRNYFTATSTLTDSDGAEALGMASVHDRENVVRALNAVITSLIDLRDDLEGNEDAFRKRLDSARNGRVNWILERGKADWTKMPDDNFEKPSLMETLLGSKLGKMGRAKDRG; this is translated from the coding sequence ATGCCTGTAAAAATCACCATCATCGGTTTGGGTCAGATCGGCGCTTCGATGGGGTTGGCGCTCGCGGCGCACAAGGACAAGGTGGTCACGACCGGCCACGACAAGGAATACAGTGTGGAAGGGCGGGCGAAGAAACTCGGCGCGGTGGATCAGACCAGCCACAACCTGCCCAATGCGGTGGAGAACGCCGACCTGGTCGTACTCGCCCTGCCCCTGACAGAGATACGTGACACATTCCATTATATAGCGCAAGACCTCAGGAAGGATGCTGTTGTGGTGGATACTTCCCCGGTCAAGGCGCAGGTTGCGAAGTGGGCGCAGGAACTTTTGCCCGAGTCGGCTCATTACGTGGGAATCGTCCCCGCGATCGGGGCGAAATACCTGGCCATGACGGAAACGGGTCTGGACTCAGCCCGGGCGGATCTGTTTTCAAAAGGCATTTTCCTCCTCTCAGCCCCTCCCGGCACTCCCGGCGAGGCGGTGAAACTCGTCTCTGATTTTGTCGAGTTGCTCGGCTCCACAGCGATCCTGACGGATTTCGTCGAGTCAGACGGCTTGATGGCTTCGACCCATCTTTTGCCGCAGCTGCTCTCTGCAGCTTTGCTCAACGCCACCATTGGCCAGCCCGGTTGGAACGACCTGCGCAAAACGGCGGGCCGAAATTACTTTACCGCCACATCCACATTGACGGATTCAGACGGCGCGGAGGCGCTGGGCATGGCCTCCGTGCATGACCGTGAGAATGTGGTGCGCGCGTTGAACGCGGTGATCACATCGCTTATTGATCTGCGCGACGATCTCGAAGGGAACGAGGACGCCTTCCGCAAACGTCTCGATTCTGCACGCAACGGACGGGTAAACTGGATTCTCGAACGCGGCAAAGCCGATTGGACGAAAATGCCCGACGATAATTTCGAAAAACCGTCCCTGATGGAAACCCTGCTCGGTTCGAAACTTGGGAAGATGGGCAGGGCGAAAGACAGGGGATAG
- a CDS encoding methylated-DNA--[protein]-cysteine S-methyltransferase — protein sequence MTSSPPKIYLGELNDTPLGDFRLAASDLGLVAVEWADSQLEFDAYLAKLKRPVEPNQRKITPYAKELKEYLNGRRTAFTIPIDWTFFTPFQREALQAVFRIPYGETRTYIDIAREIDRPHAYRAVGAANAMNPMPIIVPCHRVLGVDGKLHGYGGGDGLPTKEWLLKLEGAVIA from the coding sequence ATGACATCCTCCCCTCCCAAAATCTACCTGGGCGAATTGAATGACACCCCTCTCGGAGATTTCCGCCTCGCCGCCTCGGACCTGGGCCTGGTCGCCGTCGAGTGGGCAGATTCCCAGCTCGAGTTTGATGCCTACCTAGCGAAATTGAAGCGCCCTGTAGAGCCGAACCAGAGGAAAATCACTCCGTACGCGAAGGAATTGAAAGAATATCTGAACGGCAGGCGCACCGCCTTCACCATCCCCATCGATTGGACTTTTTTCACACCTTTCCAGCGAGAAGCTCTACAAGCTGTCTTCCGCATACCATACGGCGAAACCCGCACTTACATTGACATTGCGCGCGAGATCGACCGTCCGCATGCTTATCGTGCCGTTGGCGCCGCCAACGCCATGAATCCAATGCCCATCATCGTTCCCTGTCACCGCGTCCTCGGCGTGGATGGCAAACTCCACGGCTACGGCGGCGGGGATGGACTCCCGACAAAGGAATGGTTGTTGAAATTGGAAGGGGCGGTTATCGCGTGA
- a CDS encoding chromate transporter, which produces MEILLHLFWTFLKVNLLSTSGPASVGLLYHEAVGRFVTEAQFVQAVGFSSVLPGSDALQLAMYIGYAAGGVAGGLVALTASILPPTLIILGVTMVLHRLRREAWVNSFVEGLTPAIAVLMVFTAWKIFDKGGGLTWMGWGLALGSFTAMWFKVPERFVIIIAGIIGVIFLSAS; this is translated from the coding sequence ATGGAAATTCTCCTTCATCTTTTTTGGACATTTCTAAAGGTCAACTTACTCAGCACCTCCGGTCCCGCCTCGGTGGGATTGTTGTATCACGAAGCCGTTGGGCGGTTCGTCACGGAAGCGCAGTTCGTGCAGGCGGTGGGGTTTTCATCCGTCCTGCCGGGGAGCGACGCGCTCCAACTGGCAATGTACATCGGCTACGCGGCGGGCGGAGTGGCGGGCGGGTTGGTGGCTCTTACTGCTTCGATCCTGCCGCCGACCCTCATCATCCTCGGCGTGACGATGGTACTGCATCGCCTTCGCCGCGAAGCATGGGTAAATAGTTTCGTCGAAGGATTAACCCCCGCCATTGCCGTGTTAATGGTCTTCACTGCCTGGAAAATCTTCGATAAAGGCGGCGGGTTGACCTGGATGGGATGGGGGCTTGCCCTGGGAAGTTTCACCGCCATGTGGTTCAAGGTCCCCGAGCGATTCGTGATCATCATTGCCGGAATCATCGGCGTGATCTTTCTATCGGCATCATGA
- a CDS encoding chromate transporter yields the protein MNKWTQLFWMFLKVNLLSPSGPASVGLLYKEAVGRIMTEERFVEAVGFSNFLPGSEALKLAMFVGYAAGGVPGVFVALLGAVLPPTVMMFVVALILQQVQHEGWLEGFVKGMSPAVAALIVLVAWELFRVGQTKSIGKRTLLIAALSAIALWLNVPSPLVLLGAGVFGVILFR from the coding sequence ATGAACAAGTGGACTCAATTATTCTGGATGTTCCTGAAGGTGAACCTGCTTTCGCCTTCGGGTCCCGCCTCGGTGGGATTGTTGTACAAGGAAGCGGTCGGGAGGATCATGACCGAAGAAAGATTCGTAGAGGCGGTGGGCTTCTCGAACTTCCTGCCGGGGAGCGAAGCATTGAAACTGGCGATGTTCGTCGGTTATGCCGCAGGCGGCGTGCCGGGCGTGTTCGTCGCCCTGCTTGGCGCGGTATTGCCTCCAACCGTGATGATGTTCGTGGTGGCTCTCATCCTTCAACAGGTTCAACACGAGGGCTGGCTGGAAGGTTTTGTGAAAGGGATGAGTCCCGCCGTGGCGGCATTGATCGTGCTGGTGGCCTGGGAGTTGTTCCGCGTGGGGCAGACCAAAAGCATCGGCAAGCGCACGCTTCTCATCGCCGCCCTGAGCGCGATCGCCCTCTGGCTGAATGTCCCTTCGCCGCTGGTTTTATTGGGCGCAGGAGTTTTCGGCGTGATCCTTTTCCGTTGA
- a CDS encoding universal stress protein, with amino-acid sequence MPTDDILIVTNGTKESYPAIEQGAWLAATLDSPITLLGVTERQDPAAIDSIHPLENVFEKAVGVFEAQGLKYQLEVRNGSAEKIVAMEAKKNDSIVVLGPLGRPQLQRWMTGRSIRTFIEDIEQPLLYVPETKLPVKKILISVGGLGYDVTAEHLAMQVAAKCGAEVAFLHIVPPIDLDYPTAKAMSRNWQNLTETDTPVGRSLRKSLENARGAGLAASVKVRHGNVIEEILAEMRNGNHDLLCMGSSYSVHSLRQMYSANVTAEIMDHAVCPVMTARFRSAADVLPWHPPPGQV; translated from the coding sequence ATGCCAACTGATGATATTTTGATCGTCACCAATGGAACGAAGGAAAGTTATCCCGCCATCGAGCAGGGGGCGTGGCTTGCGGCGACTCTCGACTCGCCCATCACGCTTCTGGGCGTGACCGAGAGGCAGGATCCGGCCGCGATTGATTCGATCCACCCTTTGGAGAACGTTTTCGAAAAAGCCGTCGGCGTGTTTGAGGCTCAGGGATTGAAATACCAGCTCGAGGTCCGCAATGGAAGCGCGGAGAAGATCGTCGCAATGGAAGCAAAGAAGAATGATTCCATTGTGGTGTTGGGACCGTTGGGACGTCCGCAACTTCAGCGCTGGATGACGGGACGTTCGATCCGCACGTTCATCGAAGATATCGAGCAGCCGCTTCTTTACGTGCCGGAGACGAAACTGCCCGTAAAAAAGATTCTGATCAGTGTGGGCGGGCTGGGTTACGACGTGACCGCGGAACATCTCGCCATGCAGGTGGCGGCGAAGTGCGGCGCAGAGGTTGCGTTTCTGCATATCGTGCCGCCCATCGATCTGGATTATCCGACCGCGAAGGCGATGAGCCGGAACTGGCAGAACCTGACCGAGACCGATACGCCTGTCGGGCGGAGTTTACGGAAATCGCTGGAGAATGCCCGCGGCGCAGGGTTGGCGGCTTCGGTCAAAGTCCGGCATGGAAATGTGATCGAGGAGATCCTTGCCGAAATGCGAAACGGCAATCATGATCTGTTGTGCATGGGGTCGTCTTACAGCGTGCATTCCCTGCGGCAGATGTATTCGGCGAACGTCACGGCGGAGATCATGGATCACGCTGTCTGCCCGGTGATGACGGCAAGGTTTAGAAGCGCAGCAGACGTCCTCCCCTGGCACCCTCCGCCGGGGCAGGTGTAA
- a CDS encoding HD domain-containing protein — protein sequence MGMILKAMRFSAEKHNDQRRKDSKSSPYINHPIEVAETLWTVGGVRDEALIAAAILHDTIEDTDATPEELGREFGGEVLNLVLEVTDDKSLPKEVRKQLQIETAAHKSPRAKLLKLADKICNVKDIVNSPPADWPLKRRQEYLLWTEKVIKGVRGSNKELETLYDEVLKKGKKSMGMD from the coding sequence ATCGGAATGATCTTGAAGGCGATGCGTTTTTCAGCGGAGAAACACAACGACCAGCGCAGGAAGGATTCGAAATCCTCGCCGTATATCAACCATCCCATCGAGGTGGCCGAGACGTTGTGGACGGTGGGCGGTGTGCGAGATGAGGCATTGATCGCCGCCGCCATCCTGCACGACACCATCGAAGACACCGATGCCACACCGGAAGAGCTCGGACGGGAATTTGGCGGGGAGGTGCTGAACCTGGTGCTCGAAGTGACCGACGATAAAAGCCTGCCAAAAGAGGTCCGCAAACAATTGCAGATCGAGACGGCGGCGCACAAATCGCCGCGGGCAAAACTCCTGAAATTGGCAGATAAGATCTGCAATGTGAAAGACATCGTCAACTCGCCGCCCGCCGATTGGCCGTTGAAGCGCAGGCAGGAATACCTGCTTTGGACGGAAAAAGTCATTAAAGGGGTGCGCGGATCGAACAAGGAACTTGAAACTCTCTATGACGAGGTTTTGAAAAAAGGGAAGAAAAGCATGGGGATGGATTGA